A section of the Macadamia integrifolia cultivar HAES 741 chromosome 9, SCU_Mint_v3, whole genome shotgun sequence genome encodes:
- the LOC122089763 gene encoding uncharacterized protein LOC122089763, giving the protein MMDTASLMSIPSNDCKFTWSNNRNVGNVRVVLDRSICNEDWLSIFPGCTQRVVASSYSDHCPLVVSCDGIPCPSNIPFRMLRFWSEHHDFVSVVLSSWVVPIIETPMYVVAAKLKRIKMALKSEVAAKKDYDSALVLQEKVWAQKSQLKWLRHGDRNTKCFHLSTKLRRGKNHIKEIQDGVGGVLAFPASIGQFICEHFESFHKMDLMVNSNDILSCIPEIITMDDNLTLMAVPSIDEIKAAVFDLDPSSALGPDGFPGIFYRYCWSILGPEVCLAVQNFFSEGVITRAVNSNFLTLIPKVANASNVSHFRPICLGNFLFKIIPRIFAMRISIHLPRLISEEQGTFQRGKIISSNICMASELANLMHSKSFGRGLALKLDIKKAFDNLDWVFLFDVMHKFGFSQLFTDHLHQIFLSSKLSVLINGGPVGFFGVGHGLHQGDPLSPILFIIAEEVFCRGISLLKMENKFYSLPGPRNVFTPSHLLYADDIFVFIIVELTFNEVFGQVPKMIKWSIRHVYWEVNTVADGLAKHAAISKSSIEWIAPTLFVVSDIEWDAIGKPRFRFE; this is encoded by the exons ATGATGGATACAGCTTCTTTGATGTCCATTCCGTCGAATGACTGTAAGTTCACGTGGTCAAACAACCGCAATGTGGGTAATGTCCGTGTTGTTCTTGATCGCAGTATTTGTAATGAGGATTGGCTATCCATATTTCCAGGGTGCACTCAGCGAGTGGTGGCTTCTAGCTATTCGGATCACTGTCCATTGGTGGTTTCTTGTGATGGGATTCCGTGCCCTTCAAACATCCCATTCCGTATGCTAAGATTTTGGTCTGAGCATCATGATTTTGTTAGTGTGGTTCTGTCCTCATGGGTGGTACCTATTATTGAGACTCCTATGTATGTTGTTGCTGCGAAGTTGAAAAGGATTAAGATGGCGCTGAAG TCAGAAGTAGCTGCCAAGAAGGATTATGACTCAGCGCTTGTGTTACAAGAGAAGGTTTGGGCTCAAAAATCTCAGTTAAAATGGCTTCGCCATGGCGACCGCAACACTAAGTGTTTTCACTTGTCTACTAAGCTAAGACGAGGGAAGAATCATATTAAAGAGATTCAAGATGGGGTTGGTGGTGTTTTAGCATTTCCTGCAAGCATTGGTCAGTTCATCTGTGAACATTTCGAGAGCTTCCACAAAATGGATTTGATGGTTAATTCGAATGATATTTTGAGCTGCATCCCTGAGATCATCACTATGGATGATAATCTGACTTTAATGGCTGTCCCATCTATTGACGAAATCAAAGCGGCTGTCTTTGATTTAGATCCTTCTAGTGCCCTTGGTCCAGATGGTTTTCCTGGGATTTTCTACCGCTATTGCTGGAGCATTTTGGGTCCTGAGGTGTGCTTGGCTGTGCAGAATTTCTTCTCAGAGGGAGTTATCACAAGGGCGGTAAACTCTAACTTCTTAACATTGATTCCTAAAGTAGCTAATGCTTCTAATGTCAGTCATTTTCGCCCTATCTGTCTTGGTAATTTCCTTTTTAAGATTATTCCCAGGATCTTTGCCATGCGGATCTCTATCCATCTTCCTAGATTGATTTCTGAGGAGCAAGGCACTTTTCAAAGGGGCAAAATAATCTCTTCCAATATTTGCATGGCCTCTGAACTTGCAAATTTGATGCACTCTAAATCCTTTGGTAGAGGATTGGCTTTAAAGCTTGATATCAAGAAGGCATTTGATAATCTTGATTGGGTATTTTTGTTTGATGTGATGCACAAATTTGGGTTCTCCCAGCTCTTTACTGACCATCTGCACCAAATTTTTCTATCTTCAAAATTATCTGTTCTTATAAATGGTGGCCCTGTGGGATTCTTTGGGGTGGGACATGGCCTTCATCAAGGGGACCCACTTTCTCCCATCCTTTTTATCATTGCTGAAGAGGTCTTTTGTCGCGGTATCTCGCTTCTTAAGATGGAGAATAAATTCTACTCCCTTCCTGGTCCAAGAAATGTCTTTACCCCATCTCACTTGCTTTATGCCGATGACATTTTTGTCTTTATTATTGTAGAGCTGACATTTAATGAAGTTTTTGGACAAGTACCAAAG ATGATCAAATGGAGTATTCGTCATGTCTACTGGGAGGTCAACACTGTGGCAGATGGATTAGCGAAGCACGCAGCAATATCGAAATCTTCTATTGAGTGGATAGCGCCTACTCTTTTTGTAGTTTCTGATATTGAATGGGACGCTATAGGAAAACCAAGATTCCGATTTGAATAA